One stretch of Catenulispora sp. EB89 DNA includes these proteins:
- the rpmE gene encoding 50S ribosomal protein L31 has protein sequence MKPDIHPSYQVTTVTCGCGATFQTRSTAPNGVIHAEVCSQCHPFYTGKQKILDTGGRVARFEARFGKKDASK, from the coding sequence ATGAAGCCTGACATCCACCCGAGCTACCAGGTCACGACCGTGACCTGCGGCTGTGGCGCGACTTTCCAGACGCGCAGCACCGCCCCGAACGGCGTGATCCACGCCGAGGTGTGCTCGCAGTGCCACCCGTTCTACACCGGCAAGCAGAAGATCCTCGACACCGGCGGCCGCGTGGCGCGCTTCGAGGCTCGTTTCGGCAAGAAGGACGCCAGCAAGTAG
- the rho gene encoding transcription termination factor Rho codes for MSDTTTESPATAPAGRAGKGLSSMLLPELQAYAVSLGITGTARMRKGQLVEAIQEKNGGAGKTEPAAAAAPARTTARRTRTTAAAAEKAPAAEQTSEVRADIPEQPQRERVEKAPVETAARAERTERADRTDRTDRTDRTERTDRAAKAAESAVATAEGQAPASAGTATATATAEAGPGAGDGAGGDQQRNRRDRNNNRRDRDRGRGEGSGERSGERQQGQGQGQGQASGNQSQGQSQGQSQNQNSGGGGDDFDDRRGGNRRTRDRNRNREDRQQNRRNRGNRNESGGDVDTTITDDDVLIPVGGIVDILDNYAFVRTSGYLPGPDDVYVSLAMVRKNGLRKGDAVTGVIRAPQEGERREKFNALVRLDSINGLEPAASRQRPEFNKLTPLYPQDRLRLETEPHILTTRIIDMIAPIGKGQRGLIVAPPKTGKTMIMQAIANAITQNNPECHLMVVLVDERPEEVTDMQRSVKGEVIASTFDRPADDHTTVAELAIERAKRLVELGHDVIILLDSITRLGRAYNTSAPASGRILTGGMDSQAMYPPKKFFGAARNIENGGSLTILATALVETGSRLDEVIFEEFKGTGNMELRLDRKLADKRIFPAVDVDPSSTRKEELLLGAEELSIVWKLRRVLHALDQQQAMELLLDRMKKTKSNAEFLMTIQKTAVGPQE; via the coding sequence GTGAGCGACACCACGACTGAATCCCCCGCCACCGCCCCCGCCGGGCGTGCCGGCAAGGGGCTGTCCTCGATGCTGCTCCCCGAGCTTCAGGCTTACGCCGTGAGCTTGGGGATCACCGGTACCGCGCGGATGCGCAAGGGCCAGCTCGTCGAGGCAATTCAGGAGAAGAACGGCGGTGCCGGCAAGACCGAGCCCGCCGCCGCGGCTGCCCCCGCGCGGACCACCGCGCGCCGCACCCGCACCACCGCGGCCGCCGCCGAGAAGGCCCCCGCCGCGGAGCAGACCTCTGAGGTCCGCGCCGACATCCCCGAACAGCCGCAGCGCGAGCGGGTCGAGAAGGCCCCGGTCGAGACGGCGGCCCGGGCCGAGCGCACCGAGCGTGCCGACCGCACCGACCGCACCGACCGTACCGACCGCACTGAGCGGACCGACCGCGCCGCCAAGGCCGCCGAGAGCGCCGTGGCCACCGCGGAGGGTCAGGCCCCTGCGAGCGCCGGCACGGCCACCGCGACCGCGACCGCCGAGGCCGGCCCGGGTGCCGGCGACGGCGCCGGCGGCGACCAGCAGCGCAACCGGCGCGACCGGAACAACAACCGCCGGGACCGCGACCGCGGCCGTGGCGAGGGCTCCGGCGAGCGCTCCGGTGAGCGTCAGCAGGGCCAGGGTCAGGGCCAGGGCCAGGCCTCGGGCAACCAGAGCCAGGGCCAGAGCCAGGGCCAGAGCCAGAACCAGAACTCCGGCGGCGGCGGAGACGACTTCGACGACCGTCGCGGCGGCAACCGCCGGACCCGGGACCGCAACCGCAACCGCGAGGACCGGCAGCAGAACCGCCGCAACCGCGGCAACCGCAACGAGAGCGGCGGCGACGTCGACACCACGATCACCGACGACGACGTCCTGATCCCGGTCGGCGGCATCGTCGACATCCTGGACAACTACGCCTTCGTGCGGACCTCGGGCTACCTGCCCGGCCCGGACGACGTCTACGTCTCGCTGGCCATGGTCCGCAAGAACGGCCTGCGCAAGGGCGACGCCGTCACCGGCGTCATCCGCGCCCCGCAGGAGGGCGAGCGCCGCGAGAAGTTCAACGCCCTGGTGCGGCTGGACTCGATCAACGGCCTGGAGCCGGCCGCCTCCCGCCAGCGTCCGGAGTTCAACAAGCTCACGCCGCTGTACCCGCAGGACCGGCTCCGTCTGGAGACCGAGCCGCACATCCTGACCACGCGCATCATCGACATGATCGCGCCGATCGGCAAGGGCCAGCGCGGTCTGATCGTGGCCCCGCCGAAGACCGGCAAGACCATGATCATGCAGGCCATCGCCAACGCGATCACCCAGAACAACCCCGAGTGCCACCTGATGGTGGTGCTGGTGGACGAGCGGCCCGAAGAGGTCACCGACATGCAGCGCTCGGTGAAGGGCGAGGTCATCGCCTCGACCTTCGACCGGCCCGCCGACGACCACACCACGGTCGCCGAACTCGCCATCGAGCGCGCCAAGCGCCTGGTGGAGCTCGGCCACGACGTGATCATCCTGCTGGACTCGATCACCCGCCTGGGCCGCGCCTACAACACCAGCGCCCCGGCCTCCGGCCGCATCCTCACCGGCGGTATGGACAGCCAGGCGATGTACCCGCCGAAGAAGTTCTTCGGCGCGGCGCGCAACATCGAGAACGGCGGCTCGCTCACCATCCTGGCCACCGCCCTGGTGGAGACCGGCTCCCGCCTCGACGAGGTGATCTTCGAGGAGTTCAAGGGCACCGGCAACATGGAGCTGCGGCTGGACCGCAAGCTGGCCGACAAGCGCATCTTCCCGGCGGTCGACGTCGACCCGTCGAGCACCCGCAAGGAGGAGCTGCTGCTCGGCGCCGAGGAGCTCAGCATCGTCTGGAAGCTCCGCCGCGTCCTGCACGCGCTGGACCAGCAGCAGGCGATGGAGCTGCTGCTGGACCGGATGAAGAAGACCAAGTCGAACGCCGAGTTCCTGATGACCATCCAGAAGACCGCGGTGGGTCCGCAGGAGTAA
- a CDS encoding alpha/beta hydrolase family protein: MTITPATHPYGPHPSQIADLFVPEGAGPFPVVVLIHGGFWRTPFDRELMEPLAEDLAERGFAAWNVDYRRVGDGGGGDAWRVTLDDVAASLDQLGALSAQFPLDTDRTALVGHSAGGHLALWLSSEFQVAAAVAQAGVSNLYDAANERLGVGSPREGLGVLDVPATVEFLGGTPDEVPDRYAATSPSALLPLETPILLVHGDEDDRVPLSQSRNFADAAREAGDEVELAEFAQMGHFEVLDPKHESWGRTLAFLERVLGRVE, translated from the coding sequence GTGACGATCACCCCGGCCACTCACCCGTACGGCCCTCATCCGTCCCAGATAGCCGACCTGTTCGTCCCCGAAGGCGCCGGCCCGTTCCCCGTCGTGGTCCTGATCCACGGCGGCTTCTGGCGGACCCCCTTCGACCGCGAACTGATGGAGCCGCTGGCCGAGGACCTGGCCGAGCGCGGGTTCGCCGCCTGGAACGTCGACTACCGCCGGGTCGGCGACGGTGGCGGCGGCGACGCCTGGCGCGTCACCCTGGACGACGTCGCGGCCTCGCTGGACCAGCTGGGTGCGCTGTCGGCGCAGTTCCCGCTGGACACCGACCGGACCGCGCTGGTCGGCCACTCGGCCGGCGGGCACCTGGCGCTGTGGCTGTCCTCGGAGTTCCAGGTCGCGGCCGCGGTCGCGCAGGCCGGCGTGTCGAACCTGTACGACGCCGCCAACGAGCGCCTGGGTGTCGGCTCCCCGCGCGAAGGCCTCGGCGTGCTGGACGTCCCGGCGACCGTGGAGTTCCTGGGCGGCACCCCCGACGAGGTGCCGGACCGCTACGCGGCCACCTCGCCCTCGGCGCTGCTGCCGCTGGAGACCCCGATCCTGCTGGTGCACGGCGACGAGGACGACCGGGTGCCGCTGTCCCAGTCCCGGAACTTCGCCGACGCCGCCCGGGAGGCCGGGGACGAGGTCGAGCTCGCCGAGTTCGCTCAGATGGGGCACTTCGAAGTGCTCGACCCGAAGCACGAGAGCTGGGGCCGGACCCTGGCGTTCCTGGAGCGCGTGCTCGGCCGGGTGGAATAA
- a CDS encoding L-threonylcarbamoyladenylate synthase, whose protein sequence is MSRRFDCTDPEQRKTGLREAASAVRRGELVVLPTDTLYGIGADAFTNWAVRAMLEAKGRGPAMPSPVLVPSPATLHGLVAGMPSVGWELVDAFWPGGLTLVAMHQPTLTWDLGETRGTVAVRMPLHPVAIELLTETGPMAVSSANKSGMAPARTAIDAQDQLGDAVSVYLDAGRVGDEGGASSIVDVTGTAPVLLREGTLTFDQLLEVAPTLTRAE, encoded by the coding sequence ATGAGCCGCCGTTTCGACTGCACCGACCCCGAGCAGCGCAAGACCGGACTGCGGGAGGCGGCCAGCGCCGTCCGGCGCGGGGAGCTGGTCGTGCTGCCGACCGACACGCTGTACGGCATCGGCGCGGACGCGTTCACCAACTGGGCCGTCCGCGCGATGCTGGAGGCCAAGGGCCGAGGGCCGGCGATGCCGAGCCCGGTGCTGGTCCCCTCCCCGGCGACCCTGCACGGCCTGGTGGCCGGCATGCCCTCGGTCGGCTGGGAACTGGTCGACGCCTTCTGGCCCGGCGGCCTGACCCTCGTGGCGATGCACCAGCCGACCCTCACCTGGGACCTCGGCGAGACCCGGGGCACGGTCGCGGTCCGCATGCCCCTGCACCCGGTGGCGATCGAGCTCCTGACCGAGACCGGCCCGATGGCGGTCTCCAGCGCCAACAAGTCCGGCATGGCACCCGCCCGCACCGCGATCGACGCCCAGGACCAACTCGGCGACGCGGTCTCGGTGTACCTCGACGCGGGCCGCGTCGGCGACGAAGGCGGCGCCAGCTCCATCGTGGACGTCACCGGCACCGCGCCGGTGTTGCTGCGCGAGGGCACCCTCACCTTCGACCAACTCCTCGAAGTCGCCCCGACGCTCACCCGCGCCGAGTAA
- the prfA gene encoding peptide chain release factor 1, with translation MFEVIDDLLAEYAELGTRLADPSVHADQDVARKLGKRYAELGPIAETYREYQTVGEDISTAEELATEDPAFGEEIPAMQERRTELEERLQKLLIPRDPMDEKNVILEIKGGEGGQESMLFAGDLLRMYMRFAERQHWKTEILESTESDLGGYKDVQVAVKGRVNEAGEGVWARLKYEGGVHRVQRVPVTESQGRIHTSAAGVLVLPEAEDVEVEINPNDLRIDVFRSSGPGGQSVNTTDSAVRITHLPTGVVVSCQNEKSQLQNKESAMRILRARLLAVAQEEADKEASDARKSQIRTMDRSERIRTYNFPENRISDHRVGYKSYNLDQVLDGDLDAVIQACVDADTAAKLAAGGN, from the coding sequence ATGTTCGAGGTCATCGACGACCTGCTCGCCGAGTACGCCGAGCTGGGGACGAGGCTGGCGGACCCGTCTGTCCACGCCGACCAGGACGTCGCGCGCAAGCTCGGCAAGCGCTACGCCGAGCTCGGTCCGATCGCCGAGACCTACCGGGAGTACCAGACGGTCGGCGAGGACATCTCCACCGCCGAGGAGCTGGCCACCGAGGACCCCGCCTTCGGCGAGGAGATCCCGGCGATGCAGGAGCGCCGCACCGAGCTGGAGGAGCGGCTGCAGAAGCTGCTGATCCCGCGCGACCCGATGGACGAGAAGAACGTCATCCTGGAGATCAAGGGCGGCGAGGGCGGGCAGGAGTCCATGCTCTTCGCCGGCGACCTGCTGCGGATGTACATGCGCTTCGCCGAGCGCCAGCACTGGAAGACCGAGATCCTGGAGTCGACCGAGTCCGACCTCGGCGGCTACAAGGACGTGCAGGTCGCGGTCAAGGGCCGGGTCAACGAGGCCGGCGAGGGCGTCTGGGCGCGGCTGAAGTACGAGGGCGGCGTGCACCGCGTGCAGCGCGTGCCGGTGACCGAGTCGCAGGGCCGGATCCACACCTCGGCGGCCGGCGTGCTGGTGCTGCCCGAGGCCGAGGACGTCGAGGTCGAGATCAACCCCAACGACCTGCGGATCGACGTCTTCCGCTCCTCCGGGCCCGGCGGGCAGTCGGTCAACACCACCGACTCGGCGGTGCGCATCACGCACCTGCCGACCGGCGTGGTGGTGAGCTGCCAGAACGAGAAGTCGCAGCTGCAGAACAAGGAGTCCGCGATGCGGATCCTGCGGGCCCGGCTGCTGGCAGTCGCCCAGGAGGAGGCCGACAAGGAGGCCTCGGACGCGCGCAAGTCGCAGATCCGGACCATGGACCGCTCCGAGCGGATCCGCACCTACAACTTCCCGGAGAACCGCATCAGCGACCACCGGGTCGGCTACAAGTCGTACAACCTGGACCAGGTGCTCGACGGCGATCTGGACGCGGTCATCCAGGCCTGCGTCGACGCGGACACCGCCGCGAAGCTCGCGGCCGGGGGGAACTGA
- the prmC gene encoding peptide chain release factor N(5)-glutamine methyltransferase, whose amino-acid sequence MLRAEIAQASLRLAEAGVGSPRHDAEELAAWVHGVRRTELHRVPDHDFDARYWEVIARRANREPLQHITGAAYFRYLELAVGPGVFVPRPETEVMVGWAIDKLRALDVAEPLIVDLCTGSGAIALSIAQEVPRARVHAVELSDDAYTWAARNIAASEAGERVTLHLADAVTALPELDGRVDVVVSNPPYIPLTEWEYVAPEARDHDPELALFSGPDGLDLIRGLERTAQRLLKPGGWAAFEHSDKQGGEVQRIFLEERGWAEASDHRDLTNRPRFVTARKG is encoded by the coding sequence CTGCTGCGCGCCGAGATCGCGCAGGCGTCCCTGCGGCTGGCCGAGGCCGGCGTCGGGTCGCCCCGGCACGACGCCGAGGAACTGGCGGCGTGGGTGCACGGCGTGCGCCGGACCGAGCTGCACCGCGTTCCCGACCACGACTTCGACGCGCGGTACTGGGAGGTCATCGCCCGCCGCGCGAACCGTGAACCGCTGCAGCACATCACCGGCGCCGCGTACTTCCGCTACCTGGAGCTCGCGGTCGGCCCGGGGGTCTTCGTCCCGCGGCCGGAGACCGAGGTGATGGTCGGCTGGGCCATCGACAAGCTGCGCGCGCTGGACGTCGCGGAGCCGCTGATCGTCGACCTCTGCACGGGATCCGGCGCCATCGCGCTGTCGATAGCGCAGGAAGTCCCGCGCGCCCGCGTGCACGCCGTGGAGCTCTCCGACGACGCCTACACCTGGGCCGCGCGCAACATCGCGGCGTCGGAGGCCGGGGAGCGCGTGACGCTGCACCTGGCGGACGCGGTGACGGCGCTGCCGGAGCTGGACGGCCGGGTGGACGTGGTGGTGTCGAATCCGCCGTACATCCCGCTGACCGAGTGGGAGTACGTCGCACCCGAAGCCCGCGACCACGATCCGGAGCTGGCGCTGTTCTCCGGGCCCGACGGCCTGGACCTGATCAGGGGCCTGGAGCGCACCGCGCAGCGGCTGCTGAAGCCCGGCGGCTGGGCCGCTTTCGAGCATTCGGACAAGCAGGGCGGCGAGGTGCAGCGCATCTTCCTGGAGGAGCGCGGCTGGGCCGAGGCGTCGGATCACCGGGACCTGACGAACCGGCCGCGGTTCGTGACGGCTCGTAAGGGCTGA